In the Maribacter sp. MJ134 genome, one interval contains:
- a CDS encoding beta strand repeat-containing protein — MKSIVLIALLTIFGIFTVSGQIKIGDNPQNIDPASLLELESSSRVLVISRVSTPQMEAIAPQRGGVVYNTDTECLHYFDGTQWVNLCDAVSFNLTNDPIENSNTTISIVDNGSSINLEVAPNSIRSENIVDGGINGDDIQDNSIGESKLGDDSVSSNELRDNSVGSSEIRDGSVQTTDMANTIPNQVMTSDENGIVLWRDASGLQGATGDEITITGAGTIADPLTLTDAIQNNINDNTVTLATHILEDSDTDDQNETLTDVRLEGNNLVLTESGIETTLDLGPLNNSGTDNQTLNLAGNILEIERGNTVNLNGFLDNTDEQQLSINPAGTQISLTNGGTINLPAGTVNTDNQNLSLTGNTINISGGTGVDLTPILGGGATDGVVTNVVLAGNDLNFTGANGGFNGSVSLAGLGGGAADGVITNMELIGTDLVVTGTAPGFSGTIPLGTLGGGTGSTEEADQTTITGIGTNADPFKIEPGAQGEFLTTDAGGLVSWTNAGPGGGTTELVDGTTILGLGTATDPFRVGSIGSTEITDASIGVIDITPAGATPATTQVLTTNTVGTVEWIDLPTGGAGSTQLADQVTIVGDGQTGNEFAVADAGITPIKIEPSATPGQFLSTDATGNVVWDNLPPSGGITAADIAFVPTGNTESNEVQAAITELQSEIDGISLGGAANPTDELNQSFQVNGSNLEITDAAGTFQVPLNLINTDEQTAGLVPVEATPVNYAAATPDVEAHLAGIDVALATSVANPTDEIQDLQLTTDVLTITNNVTATPIDLTPYLDNTDEQTAELVPVAATPANYTAATPDVEAHLAGIDAVLATSVANPTDEIQDLQLTTDVLTITNNATATPIDLTPYLDNTDAQTADLVPVAATPVNYAVTAPDVEAHLAGIDAVLATSVANPTDEIQDLQLTTDILTITNNATATPIDLTPYLDNTDAQTADLVPVAATPVNYTAATPDVEAHLAGIDAVLATSVANPTDEIQDLQLTTDVLTITNNAAATPIDLTPYLDDTDEQTAELVPVAATPANYTAATPDVEAHLAGIDVALLAGTGGENLFSVNGLNLTADRTHTLGGNNFILSGAGNIGIGNLPGAPQSKLDVAGQIQARGGFAATGGTAITPSIGFYTDDDTNTGMFRPAADEIGFSVGAQEAMRIEEDDNDTNVIIFQSLQLGNLLLDKDGESGTAGQILSSTGGQTDWINPPTGSSVVDNEADDGLSNFDGANGYDINVDDATIEIDTDALRVKGSANNGEVLTTVGGIATWAAPTAGAVNVDGTTIEGNGTTVNLSVRTGGITSTQILDDTITNADMADDSIDNDQLQNDSVTADKIVDGEVYTEEIQNGTIINEDISPTAAIAGSKINPDFDDQNIQTTGTITSGAITANGVLQVNGDVNFTGTHQGIPDYVFQEYFTGYSSIKEDYKFGNLKEVENFVKKHHHLPGVTSAAQAKKNGFWSLSQSNLQNLEKIEELFLHTIEQEKKIEALVTEKEALAQKLERLEKDMDMIKQLLQTKNDKE, encoded by the coding sequence ATGAAATCAATAGTCCTCATCGCCCTCCTTACGATATTCGGTATTTTTACCGTATCCGGACAAATAAAAATAGGAGATAATCCGCAGAACATTGACCCCGCTTCTCTTTTGGAACTGGAGAGTTCTTCCCGGGTGTTGGTCATTTCTAGAGTTAGTACACCACAAATGGAAGCCATAGCTCCACAAAGAGGTGGGGTGGTCTATAATACGGACACGGAGTGCTTACATTATTTTGATGGAACCCAATGGGTAAATCTGTGCGATGCAGTAAGCTTTAACCTAACCAATGATCCTATTGAAAATAGTAACACAACCATTAGTATTGTTGACAATGGCTCCTCTATAAACCTAGAGGTTGCGCCCAACAGTATTAGAAGTGAAAATATTGTAGATGGTGGTATTAACGGGGATGACATACAGGATAACTCCATCGGAGAAAGCAAGTTGGGGGACGACTCGGTGAGCTCTAATGAATTGCGAGACAATTCCGTGGGTAGTTCAGAAATAAGGGATGGTAGTGTGCAAACTACAGATATGGCCAACACCATTCCAAACCAAGTAATGACTTCGGACGAAAATGGTATTGTCCTTTGGCGAGATGCCTCGGGGCTACAGGGTGCTACGGGTGATGAAATCACCATTACAGGTGCAGGGACTATTGCAGACCCCCTAACTTTGACCGACGCAATACAAAATAACATCAATGACAATACCGTGACACTTGCTACTCATATTTTGGAAGACTCGGATACCGACGACCAAAACGAGACTTTGACCGATGTTCGGTTAGAAGGGAACAATCTTGTCTTAACGGAATCCGGTATTGAAACTACACTAGACCTTGGCCCTTTGAATAATTCCGGTACGGACAATCAGACTTTAAACTTAGCAGGGAACATATTGGAAATTGAAAGGGGTAATACGGTAAACTTAAATGGATTTTTAGACAATACGGACGAACAGCAACTAAGTATAAACCCCGCTGGAACTCAAATTTCCTTAACTAATGGAGGTACAATTAATTTACCCGCAGGTACAGTAAATACAGACAATCAAAATTTGAGTCTTACGGGGAATACGATAAATATCTCAGGCGGAACCGGAGTAGATTTGACCCCAATTTTAGGCGGTGGAGCAACGGACGGAGTTGTTACCAACGTGGTTCTCGCAGGAAACGATTTAAATTTTACCGGTGCCAACGGTGGTTTTAATGGTTCTGTAAGCCTTGCAGGACTAGGTGGTGGAGCAGCCGATGGTGTAATTACCAATATGGAACTTATAGGTACTGATTTGGTAGTTACGGGAACGGCCCCCGGTTTTAGCGGTACCATTCCGTTGGGCACACTTGGCGGTGGCACAGGAAGTACGGAAGAAGCGGACCAGACTACCATTACGGGTATCGGTACCAATGCCGACCCTTTTAAAATAGAACCAGGAGCTCAGGGGGAATTTTTAACCACGGATGCCGGCGGCCTTGTAAGTTGGACAAATGCAGGACCTGGCGGAGGAACAACGGAACTCGTAGATGGCACGACAATTCTAGGTTTGGGTACCGCTACGGACCCGTTTAGAGTAGGCAGTATTGGTTCTACAGAAATAACAGACGCTTCCATAGGAGTAATCGATATTACACCCGCAGGAGCTACTCCGGCAACTACCCAAGTACTTACCACAAATACCGTGGGAACCGTGGAATGGATAGACCTACCAACCGGAGGAGCGGGAAGCACCCAACTTGCCGATCAAGTCACCATTGTGGGAGACGGACAAACGGGAAACGAATTTGCCGTGGCGGATGCGGGAATCACTCCTATTAAAATTGAACCCTCGGCAACACCCGGTCAGTTTTTAAGTACGGATGCTACAGGAAATGTAGTCTGGGACAACCTTCCTCCATCTGGTGGTATTACAGCAGCGGACATAGCATTTGTCCCTACGGGAAATACGGAAAGTAATGAGGTACAGGCGGCCATAACGGAATTACAATCGGAGATTGATGGAATTAGTCTGGGAGGGGCAGCCAATCCTACTGATGAATTAAATCAGAGTTTTCAGGTAAATGGATCAAATTTAGAAATAACAGATGCTGCGGGAACGTTCCAAGTACCACTGAACCTAATTAATACCGATGAACAGACAGCAGGGCTCGTTCCCGTTGAAGCGACACCTGTAAACTATGCAGCGGCAACACCCGATGTGGAAGCTCACCTAGCTGGTATCGATGTGGCGCTGGCAACGAGCGTGGCCAACCCTACGGACGAAATCCAGGACCTTCAACTCACTACGGACGTTTTGACCATTACGAACAATGTAACCGCAACGCCTATCGACCTCACTCCTTATCTGGACAATACCGATGAACAGACAGCAGAGCTCGTTCCTGTGGCCGCGACACCTGCAAACTACACGGCGGCAACGCCAGACGTGGAGGCCCACTTAGCCGGAATCGATGCAGTACTGGCAACGAGCGTGGCCAACCCTACGGACGAAATCCAGGACCTTCAACTTACTACGGACGTTTTGACCATTACGAACAATGCAACCGCAACGCCTATCGACCTTACACCTTATCTGGACAATACCGATGCCCAAACGGCCGACCTTGTTCCCGTGGCTGCTACACCTGTAAATTATGCAGTGACTGCACCAGACGTGGAAGCCCACTTAGCCGGAATCGATGCAGTACTGGCAACGAGCGTGGCCAACCCTACTGACGAAATTCAAGACCTGCAACTAACCACGGACATTTTGACCATTACGAACAATGCAACCGCCACGCCTATCGACCTCACTCCTTACTTGGACAATACCGACGCCCAAACTGCCGATCTCGTTCCCGTAGCGGCGACACCTGTAAACTATACAGCGGCAACGCCAGACGTTGAGGCCCACCTAGCCGGTATCGATGCGGTACTGGCAACGAGCGTGGCCAACCCTACGGACGAAATCCAGGATCTTCAACTTACTACGGACGTTTTGACCATTACGAACAACGCCGCCGCTACACCTATAGACCTTACTCCTTACTTGGACGATACGGATGAACAGACAGCAGAGCTCGTTCCTGTTGCCGCGACACCTGCAAACTACACGGCGGCAACGCCAGACGTGGAGGCCCACCTAGCTGGAATCGATGTGGCTCTTTTAGCGGGAACTGGGGGAGAAAACTTATTTAGTGTTAACGGTCTAAACCTTACAGCGGATAGAACACATACTCTTGGAGGTAATAATTTTATTTTGAGTGGTGCGGGTAATATCGGTATAGGAAATTTACCAGGAGCTCCTCAAAGCAAGCTAGATGTTGCAGGACAGATTCAAGCTAGAGGTGGATTCGCAGCCACTGGTGGTACTGCAATAACTCCGAGTATAGGGTTTTACACAGACGATGATACCAATACAGGAATGTTTAGACCTGCTGCGGATGAAATAGGATTTTCAGTTGGAGCTCAAGAGGCGATGAGAATAGAAGAAGACGATAATGATACGAATGTCATAATTTTTCAAAGTTTACAACTAGGTAATTTACTTTTAGATAAGGACGGCGAATCGGGAACGGCAGGACAAATTTTATCTTCAACTGGTGGTCAAACAGACTGGATTAATCCTCCTACAGGAAGTTCTGTGGTAGATAATGAAGCCGACGATGGTCTTTCCAATTTTGACGGAGCTAATGGTTATGATATCAACGTAGATGATGCAACTATAGAAATAGACACGGATGCACTGCGTGTAAAAGGCTCGGCAAACAATGGCGAAGTCTTAACTACGGTAGGTGGCATTGCCACTTGGGCGGCACCGACCGCCGGAGCAGTAAACGTGGACGGCACCACAATTGAGGGTAACGGCACTACTGTAAATCTTTCCGTACGTACTGGGGGTATTACTTCCACGCAAATACTGGATGACACCATTACCAATGCCGATATGGCTGATGATTCCATCGATAATGACCAACTGCAAAATGACTCCGTTACGGCCGATAAGATTGTAGACGGTGAAGTTTACACAGAAGAAATTCAAAATGGCACCATCATTAATGAAGATATATCCCCAACTGCCGCAATTGCCGGTTCTAAAATAAATCCAGATTTTGATGATCAAAATATTCAAACAACGGGAACAATTACAAGTGGTGCCATTACAGCTAACGGAGTTTTACAAGTTAATGGCGATGTCAATTTTACTGGCACTCACCAAGGGATACCGGACTACGTATTCCAAGAGTATTTCACTGGCTATTCTTCAATTAAAGAAGATTATAAATTTGGAAATTTAAAAGAAGTTGAAAATTTTGTAAAGAAGCATCATCATTTACCGGGAGTAACCTCAGCAGCTCAAGCGAAAAAAAATGGTTTTTGGAGCCTAAGTCAGTCCAACCTTCAAAACCTAGAAAAAATAGAGGAACTCTTTCTGCATACCATAGAACAGGAGAAAAAGATTGAAGCATTAGTCACGGAAAAAGAAGCCTTAGCGCAAAAGCTAGAACGCTTAGAAAAGGATATGGACATGATCAAGCAACTGTTACAAACCAAAAACGACAAAGAGTAA
- a CDS encoding carboxypeptidase-like regulatory domain-containing protein codes for MRSKIFICCCTLPVLSLAQIDNAKDLDGRVTSRDGDVAATHVLNTTTQRATITDLNGFFDIPVHLNDTLIFSAVQFKKKQIVITQSIYDSKMLVVPLEDELTELEEVVVTPYNLSGDITKDLLSLEIEPVVTASTLNLPNAYVRVPTKAERELYEATSGGGLIPVTPILNAISGRTKMLKKRLARNKLYDRTLRVREFYADSLYRTKLHIPEANTDDFFYYCEIDPSFQSIVDTHDLFKIWEFLERKSIVYLENNDID; via the coding sequence ATGAGGAGTAAAATCTTTATATGCTGTTGTACATTGCCTGTACTTTCCTTGGCTCAGATTGATAATGCCAAGGATTTAGATGGGAGGGTAACTAGTAGGGACGGAGATGTAGCTGCAACCCATGTTTTGAATACCACTACGCAAAGGGCAACGATTACGGACCTAAACGGTTTTTTTGATATACCTGTGCACCTTAACGATACCCTTATATTTTCTGCCGTTCAGTTTAAAAAAAAACAAATCGTAATAACGCAGTCCATTTACGATAGTAAAATGCTTGTAGTGCCTTTGGAAGACGAGCTTACGGAGTTAGAAGAGGTTGTGGTTACGCCTTACAACCTTTCGGGAGATATCACCAAAGATTTGCTTTCTTTAGAAATAGAGCCTGTGGTAACGGCCTCCACATTAAATTTACCTAATGCTTATGTGCGCGTACCCACAAAGGCGGAACGGGAATTATATGAGGCTACCTCCGGCGGAGGGCTGATTCCTGTAACACCCATTTTAAACGCGATATCCGGAAGGACTAAAATGCTGAAAAAACGTTTGGCCCGCAATAAATTATATGATCGGACCTTGCGGGTAAGGGAGTTCTATGCAGATTCCCTTTATCGAACAAAGCTTCATATACCCGAGGCCAACACGGACGACTTTTTCTATTACTGTGAAATCGATCCTTCCTTTCAATCCATTGTAGATACCCACGATTTATTTAAAATATGGGAATTTTTGGAAAGAAAAAGCATCGTATACTTAGAAAACAATGATATTGACTAA
- a CDS encoding DUF6702 family protein codes for MGYLRKGLLLLILPLFAFTIAHKFYISVTHVGYSEKDDALQVTTRVFIDDMNSVLNERYDISSKLGTDEASKADNSYFEKYLRTKFVIEINGKPVRYTMIGKEYDTDMIVCYLEVPKIDLPTVKTVAITNEMLTDLFDEQQNVLHIKIKGKKKSFVLLKSDAKGMLNL; via the coding sequence ATGGGCTATTTAAGGAAAGGACTTTTACTTTTAATACTACCGCTTTTTGCATTTACGATAGCACATAAATTTTATATCAGTGTAACGCACGTGGGCTACTCTGAAAAAGATGATGCCTTACAGGTTACTACAAGGGTTTTTATAGATGATATGAACAGTGTGCTTAACGAGCGTTACGATATTAGTTCTAAACTAGGTACCGATGAAGCATCTAAGGCGGATAATTCGTATTTTGAAAAGTATTTGCGTACCAAATTCGTTATTGAGATCAACGGAAAACCAGTACGGTACACCATGATCGGTAAAGAGTATGATACGGACATGATTGTTTGTTATCTTGAAGTTCCAAAAATTGATTTACCCACCGTTAAGACTGTTGCTATTACGAACGAAATGCTAACCGACCTTTTCGATGAGCAACAGAATGTGTTGCATATTAAAATAAAGGGAAAAAAAAAGAGCTTCGTCTTGCTTAAATCTGATGCTAAAGGAATGTTAAACTTGTAA
- a CDS encoding M1 family metallopeptidase: protein MIRFKYTFASVLFLFAAISFAQEEEKQEKEPGHYNQSKFKQLYEEFATPNTYRSASGAPGPDYYQQQADYVMDIRLDDKNAKIYGEETITYTNNSPDNLEYLWVQLDQNVRAKDSKAPLRNGGGVPMAEGPSGFAAKYLTEPFDGGFNIEHVKDANGRALSHTINFTMMRINMPKALKSGEQYTFSIKWNYNIPDHTVNRARSGYEYFPKDGNRAYVIAQFFPRMAVYSDVEGWQNHQFWGSGEFALPFGDYEVNITVPADHVLDGTGVLQNRKEVYSKEMMRRYEMAKKSYDKPVIIVSQAEAEAAEKSFSDKTKIWKLKAENVRDFGFATSRKFIWDMQAVKLGNRDVMAVSMYPKEGNPLWEEYSTKAVAHTLKSYSAHTFDYPYSKAISVHAKNQGMEYPMICWNYGRPNEDGSYSDRVKYGMISVIIHEVGHNFFPMIVNSDERQWGWMDEGLDTFMQYMAEQEFGEAFPEAIAPNSAYPSRRGAPAKIVPYMSGDQSTISPIMSNPENVYQLGPNAYGKPATALNILRETVMGRELFDHAFKTYSKRWMFKHPTPEDFFRTMEDASAVDLDWYWRGWFYTTDYVDIGVKGIKKYYVSDKPNKKMQEYMAARNLTEADLRPLVYLADAEGDDADPELKGKLPSESSTTLKEFMMDNMTEAERAAVKEPKYFYEVTYDKPGGIPMPLIVEYTYADGTTKNMTYPAEIWRKNDKEVSIVMASEKELKGIVVDPKLETADIDTTNNSWPKKEEQNNFDKFKENIKGK, encoded by the coding sequence ATGATAAGATTCAAGTACACTTTTGCCTCGGTTTTATTTTTATTTGCTGCGATTTCCTTTGCACAGGAAGAAGAAAAGCAAGAAAAAGAGCCAGGTCATTACAATCAGAGTAAATTCAAGCAACTTTACGAAGAGTTTGCAACGCCCAATACCTATCGTTCCGCTTCCGGGGCACCTGGTCCCGATTACTATCAACAGCAGGCAGATTATGTGATGGACATTCGTTTAGACGATAAGAATGCCAAAATATATGGGGAAGAGACTATAACGTATACGAATAATTCTCCCGATAACCTGGAATATCTTTGGGTGCAGTTAGACCAAAACGTTAGGGCTAAAGACTCCAAAGCACCCTTGCGTAATGGTGGCGGGGTACCCATGGCAGAAGGTCCAAGTGGCTTTGCTGCAAAATACTTGACCGAACCTTTTGATGGGGGTTTTAATATAGAACACGTAAAGGATGCCAATGGTAGAGCCCTTTCGCACACCATCAATTTTACTATGATGAGGATAAATATGCCAAAAGCGCTGAAGAGCGGAGAGCAGTACACCTTCTCTATTAAATGGAATTATAACATACCCGATCATACTGTGAACAGAGCACGCTCTGGTTATGAGTATTTTCCAAAAGACGGAAATAGAGCCTATGTCATTGCGCAGTTTTTTCCTAGAATGGCCGTTTACAGTGATGTGGAAGGATGGCAGAATCATCAGTTCTGGGGCAGTGGAGAGTTTGCATTGCCTTTCGGGGACTATGAAGTGAATATTACCGTTCCTGCAGACCATGTTCTAGATGGTACAGGTGTTCTTCAAAATAGAAAAGAGGTCTATTCCAAAGAGATGATGAGGCGCTATGAGATGGCTAAGAAGTCTTACGATAAACCTGTAATCATTGTTTCCCAAGCGGAAGCCGAAGCAGCCGAAAAGTCTTTTTCCGATAAAACGAAGATTTGGAAATTAAAGGCCGAAAACGTAAGGGATTTTGGATTTGCCACTTCAAGAAAATTTATTTGGGATATGCAGGCCGTTAAATTAGGGAATAGGGATGTCATGGCCGTATCCATGTACCCTAAAGAAGGTAATCCCCTTTGGGAGGAATATTCTACCAAAGCGGTAGCCCATACCTTAAAATCCTATTCCGCACATACTTTTGATTATCCTTATTCAAAGGCCATATCCGTACATGCAAAGAATCAGGGTATGGAATATCCTATGATATGTTGGAATTACGGAAGACCAAATGAAGATGGAAGCTATTCGGACCGAGTAAAATATGGTATGATCAGTGTAATCATACACGAGGTTGGTCATAACTTTTTTCCAATGATCGTCAATTCCGATGAGCGTCAATGGGGTTGGATGGACGAAGGTTTGGATACCTTTATGCAGTATATGGCAGAGCAGGAATTCGGAGAAGCATTTCCGGAGGCAATCGCGCCAAATAGTGCTTACCCATCTAGAAGAGGGGCTCCGGCAAAGATAGTCCCGTATATGAGTGGTGACCAAAGTACGATTTCCCCAATTATGTCCAATCCTGAAAACGTTTATCAGCTGGGTCCTAATGCTTACGGAAAACCGGCTACGGCCTTAAATATTCTTCGCGAAACGGTTATGGGCAGAGAACTTTTTGATCATGCCTTTAAAACCTATTCCAAACGTTGGATGTTTAAACACCCTACCCCGGAAGATTTCTTTAGAACTATGGAAGATGCCTCTGCCGTAGATTTGGACTGGTATTGGAGAGGATGGTTTTATACTACGGATTATGTAGATATAGGTGTAAAGGGTATAAAGAAGTACTACGTGAGTGATAAACCCAATAAAAAAATGCAGGAGTATATGGCTGCAAGGAACCTTACTGAAGCAGATTTAAGACCCTTGGTTTATTTAGCTGATGCGGAGGGTGATGATGCAGATCCTGAATTAAAAGGTAAGTTACCTTCTGAAAGTTCTACGACTCTCAAAGAGTTTATGATGGATAATATGACGGAGGCCGAAAGAGCTGCTGTCAAAGAACCCAAATATTTTTATGAGGTTACTTATGACAAGCCCGGTGGTATTCCAATGCCATTAATCGTAGAGTATACCTATGCGGACGGTACTACGAAAAATATGACTTATCCCGCAGAAATTTGGAGAAAAAACGATAAAGAAGTTAGTATTGTTATGGCATCCGAAAAAGAATTGAAGGGAATCGTGGTAGATCCAAAACTGGAGACCGCGGATATTGATACTACCAATAACTCTTGGCCTAAGAAAGAAGAGCAGAACAACTTTGATAAGTTCAAAGAGAATATTAAAGGAAAATAA
- a CDS encoding twin-arginine translocase TatA/TatE family subunit: MIATHFLFISGGEIFFIMFIVVMVFGADKIPGIAKGLGKGMRQLKDATEDIKREIQRSADKQGIDTSVITDIQKDIDDVKNSIDTGIAKDVKKGFGDVGKSISDAAGSVKRK; this comes from the coding sequence ATGATAGCGACCCATTTTTTGTTCATCAGTGGTGGTGAGATTTTCTTTATCATGTTCATAGTGGTAATGGTCTTTGGTGCAGATAAAATTCCAGGAATCGCCAAAGGTCTTGGAAAGGGCATGCGCCAGTTAAAGGACGCCACTGAGGATATAAAGCGAGAGATTCAGCGCAGTGCGGACAAGCAGGGTATAGATACAAGCGTAATTACGGATATCCAAAAGGATATAGATGATGTTAAGAACAGTATAGATACCGGTATTGCTAAAGACGTAAAAAAGGGTTTTGGTGATGTGGGTAAAAGTATTAGTGATGCTGCCGGTTCCGTAAAAAGAAAATAG
- a CDS encoding phosphatase PAP2 family protein codes for MLDKLLKWDRETFIYLNSLGIEQFDVFWSTVTKIPTWTPLFLLFGFLFFRTYPKKQALGIIITLLVMVFFVVTLTDLTKEVVARLRPNNDTEINTLIRILRSPTGYSFFSGHASSSFSITTLVFLFLRKHVKWAAIFFMWPLLFAMSRIYVGVHFPIDLIVGALVGAFSAWLFYRLYLRLILPYLA; via the coding sequence ATGCTCGATAAACTTTTAAAATGGGATCGTGAAACCTTTATTTATTTAAACAGTCTTGGTATTGAACAGTTCGATGTGTTTTGGTCAACGGTAACCAAAATTCCCACTTGGACCCCTCTTTTTCTTCTCTTTGGATTCTTATTTTTCAGAACATACCCTAAAAAACAAGCACTAGGTATCATTATAACCTTGTTGGTTATGGTCTTCTTTGTAGTAACCTTAACAGATTTGACCAAGGAAGTCGTTGCGAGATTAAGGCCCAACAACGATACTGAAATAAATACGCTTATTCGAATCTTAAGAAGTCCTACAGGCTACAGTTTCTTTTCCGGTCACGCATCTTCATCATTCTCTATCACAACATTGGTTTTTTTGTTTTTAAGGAAGCATGTTAAATGGGCGGCCATATTTTTTATGTGGCCATTACTGTTTGCCATGAGTAGGATTTATGTAGGTGTTCATTTTCCCATTGATTTAATCGTGGGAGCTTTGGTGGGCGCCTTTTCGGCGTGGTTGTTCTACCGTCTTTATCTTAGGCTTATTTTACCCTACTTAGCGTAA
- a CDS encoding O-methyltransferase, whose translation MHFLSTLLENYISDNSQDEPDILKELTRETHLKVIQPRMLTGHFQGRVLSLLSKIVRPKNILEIGTYTGYSAICLAEGLQKGGTLHTIDVNAELFDIQRKYFDKSGYGTHIKQHVGNALNIIPELDTTFDLVFIDAEKKEYLNYLDVVLPKTKTGAILLSDNVLWSGKVIEALDPKDKTTKILLEYNKALKEHPKLETVLLPVRDGLTLSRVK comes from the coding sequence ATGCACTTCCTATCTACTTTATTGGAGAATTATATCAGCGACAACTCGCAAGACGAGCCTGATATTTTGAAGGAGCTAACCCGGGAAACCCATTTAAAGGTAATACAACCGAGAATGCTTACGGGTCATTTTCAGGGAAGGGTCCTTAGTCTTCTTTCCAAAATAGTACGTCCCAAAAATATTTTAGAGATTGGAACCTACACTGGGTACTCGGCAATTTGCCTGGCAGAAGGACTTCAAAAGGGTGGCACTCTGCATACGATAGACGTAAATGCGGAGCTGTTTGACATACAGCGTAAATACTTTGATAAAAGTGGATATGGAACTCATATTAAGCAACACGTAGGTAATGCCCTGAATATTATTCCAGAGCTAGATACCACCTTTGACCTCGTATTTATTGATGCGGAAAAAAAAGAATACCTCAACTATTTAGATGTTGTACTCCCCAAGACCAAAACAGGCGCTATACTCCTGTCGGACAATGTGCTTTGGTCCGGAAAGGTAATTGAAGCCCTAGACCCCAAGGATAAGACTACAAAAATACTGTTGGAATATAACAAAGCCCTAAAAGAACATCCAAAACTAGAGACCGTTCTACTACCGGTACGGGATGGCCTTACGCTAAGTAGGGTAAAATAA
- a CDS encoding GNAT family N-acetyltransferase encodes MTEEIVIRKAVDADLEVLLAMEQGVITAERPYDPTIKENPVHYYDLKDLMANPKAILLVALYKEKIVSCGYALEKAARSYLDHDTYAYLGFMFTVSDYRGHGINKQIIEGLKEWAYSRGLSEIRLTVYSDNHPAIRAYEKVGFKSHMIEMRISNKQ; translated from the coding sequence ATGACCGAAGAAATAGTGATAAGAAAAGCTGTTGATGCTGATTTAGAGGTGTTGTTGGCCATGGAGCAGGGCGTAATAACTGCCGAGAGGCCTTATGATCCTACCATAAAGGAAAATCCTGTACATTATTACGATTTAAAGGATTTAATGGCCAATCCAAAGGCAATACTATTGGTCGCCCTGTACAAAGAGAAAATTGTAAGTTGTGGATACGCGCTTGAAAAGGCGGCTAGGAGTTATTTGGACCACGATACGTATGCCTATTTAGGATTTATGTTCACGGTATCGGATTACCGGGGTCACGGTATCAACAAGCAGATAATAGAAGGTTTAAAGGAGTGGGCGTACTCCCGGGGTCTGTCGGAAATTAGACTTACCGTATACAGTGATAACCATCCTGCAATCCGAGCGTATGAAAAGGTTGGTTTTAAGAGTCATATGATAGAGATGCGAATATCGAATAAGCAATAA